The Fulvia fulva chromosome 1, complete sequence region GCTTGGCTTCTCGCTCGCGTACTCGCTGTTCTCGAGTAAGTCGCCGTGACTCGTGGCCCTGCTGAACGTTAGTATCATCGGACATATCCAGCCAGTCTCGACCTGCCTCTTCGATTCTCTTTTGCCTCTCCTGTTCCTCTCGCGCCATTCTCAGTTCGGCTTGCCGCTTTTCTTCCGCCTCACGATCCGCACGCTCCTGTGCTTCCTTCTCAGCCTTGCCCGCAAGTCTGCTCGATCGCTTGGCTGTAGCCATCTTCTGCACATTCTCCAACTCCCGCAACTTCTTCAGCTGTTTCTGTCGCCGAGCTTCTGCACGCTTCTCGATGATGGGCAGTACATCGGTCTCTATGCTCTTGTAAAGCTGCTTCTCGTTCGGGTCCCGCGAGCGAAATATGCTGGACATGAATTCTTGGTACTCCTCCAAAGTGATGGCAATGCACTCCCACGTCTTGCTCGTGAAGCCGTAGCCAGGCTCTTCTTCCAGCACAGTTGCGTCTCCATTGGTCATGATCGTATCCTCCACGGCGGTATCATCCGCCTCAGGTTGCTCTTCTGTTTCCTCATCTTCGGTCTCATCCACCTTGCGTCGCTTGCTCGCTCTGGTCGCACGGCTCTTCGCACCTTTCGAAGCCTTGCTCTTTGCTTTTGGCTTTGCCTTCGCTTTGGGCTTTGGTGTCGGCGGCGGTAGAGGCTCGTCAGCACGACGATACAATCTGTTGTCGTCAAGCACATAGTATGCGCGGTCGTCTCTGTCCCAGCCGAGTGGGTCCATGCGCCAGCCCAAGTGATGCTCTTCCTGGGACATCATGCCGCGAATCCGCTCTGCATTGCCCAGCGTCCATGTGCTCAGCTGCTGCAGGACTTGTATCCGGGTGTAGGGGTCGAGGTCGTTGAACTTGATGGGGTCTTCGTCGTCGCCGAAGGGGTTGCGTTGCGGGGCCTTGGCGATGTACTGTCGGCGCGTATACTCGTCAAAGATGTCGGGGCTACATTGCATCAGCATATACCAGAGTGTGGCAGTATCACAGCAGTACTCACGTCAGGCCGCGATGCGAGGAGACGTATTTGAGGAGCTGCAGCCCGATGCGCGCGAGCTTCTCTGAGGCTGCAGGCAGCAGACATTCTGTTTCGAGGTCCTAACAAGACGAGTTCATCAGCGTCCATCGCATGCATACGTGTGCCATGTCGCGCAAGGCTGGTGCGGCGGCTCGGGGGTGTCTCTGGGCATGCATACCTCAATGTCAAAGTCGTCGTCGATCTTGACGACATGGCCAAACAGGAAGATGTACTGCATGAAACTGGCAAACTCCCACATGTTGCGCAGCTTGGCCAACATCTCTTGCTGCTCTGGCGGCACCGCTGGCTCTGCTGCTACGTCCAGCTCGGCGTCCAGGGCGCTTCGTTTATAGCGCGGCATCGCGGCGGCGCTGCACCAGGAGTGAGGGCTCTACGTCGTCTGCGCGCCACCTCATGCAGTGATGTTGTCGCCGATTCGCGCGTATGGTGTAGATGTGTCAATGAGTCGGTGTGGAGGAGTGGTGGAGGTGGAATGGGGCGGTCGAGGGTGCAGCGATTGTGCCTGGCCAGAAAGTCGAGAGCACGCTCGTCGCTCGTGATGGAAAGACGCGCTCTGAGATGGAGCCAAGACCCGCTAGCCAGACCCCTGCTTGATCGGATCACCATCCGCGTCTCGTGCAGATACATGTACTCTTCTAGTTACCCTGCTTGTTCACGATCATTGATACACCTCCATTTCTTACTGCGGCCTGCGCTCCACGTCGCTTCATTCACTGCCATGGCCTCATCTCATGATGAAGCAGCAGAGCACTTGCTCGAAGCTGATGAACCAGGACCGCCTTCCCTCAATCGCTTCGAGACTGATGACGAGACATCTGGACTCACTGAACGCGAGCATAGCAAAGCCCGAAGACTACTTTACATCTCCCACTTCCTCTCGACATGGAACTCGAGGCTCTTCGAATTCGGTGCCTTCCTGTTCCTAGCCACGATATACCCTCGCACGCTATTGCCAGCTTCTATCTATGCTCTCGCCCGCGCAGCATCCGCTGCCATCTTATCTCCATACCTGGGATCCTACATTGACACTGGCAACAGATTGCGTGTCGTTCGGCTCTCTATAGGCAAGCTCACCTTCAAAGGTCCAGCTAAGTACACCTTCTGATATCCTTGCATAGTGGGCCAGCGCGTTGCAGTCACCATCTCGTGCATATTGTTCTTTCTCATGGCGAATGTTAATCATTTGCGCGATGATCAACTGCTCTCTGCCTTGTTGCTTGCATTATTATCTGCTCTTGCTTGCGTAGAGAAGCTTGCCTGGGTGTTGAACACCATTGCAGTGGAGCGGGACTGGGTCGTGACAGTAGCAGGCGAAAATGATGAGAGGCTTCGTCGTGAGTCTGGAAGCCCACTTCAATTGAACTACTGATCGCTGACTTGGAAAAGTACTAAACTCGCAAATGCGTCGTATTGACCTCTTCTGCAAACTTGTGGGCCCACTCGCCATTGCGTTCGTCAACAACGCCTCGCCTTCGTATGCTATACTGGTGACTGGCGCTATGACGCTTCTCTCCGTACTGGTCGAGTACTTCGCTATAGCCAGAGTCTACAGTAAGATTTCCCCCGGGTGGTCTCGATGGAAGGCTAACACTTGTGCGCAGATATGGTACCGGCTCTCAAACTCCCAAAGACAACAAGTCAAAGGCCACATTCCCAACACAACCTATGGACTACAATCAAGGAGGCTGTGTCCGGTGCCGTTACCTATGCCCGCCACCCGGCTTTCTTGCCTTCGTTCTCCCTCGCCCTGTTGTATCTTACTGTTTTGTCTTTTGCTGGCCAGATGATCACATATCTGCTGGCGCTCGGACTGTCGTCCGGCCTGATTGGTGTTCTTCGTGGTGTATCAGCTGTGTTCGAGCTTTCAGCCACCTGGTTTGCACCAAAGATCATGGCAAGAATCGGTCCTGTACGAGCTGGGATATGGTTCATCAACTGGGAAATACTCTGCGTCGCCATCgcttgtgccttcttctgGATCGACCTCAGTCCTGCTTACACTGCCATTGGCACCGTCAGTGCAGTCATCGCTAGCAGAGTCGGACTCTGGGGCTTCGACCTCAGTGCCCAGATCATCGTACAAGAGGTAAGCCCACTACGTAAGTGTATAACCGACCTTTGCTTATTTTATCGTCAGGAAGTTGAGCTGGAGAACCGAGGGACATTCTCGTCCCAGGAGTTCGCCCTGCAAAACATCTTCGAAATGCTTGCCTTTGCCAGCACCATCGTCTTCCCTCGGCCAGCGGACTTCAAGTACCCAGCCACTGTCAGTGCTATTGCCGTTGGAATTGCCGGCATATTATACGCGACATTCGTGCGCGCTCGCAGGGGTCATCTCATCCACCTTTCGCAGTGCGTGGATCGTAAAGGCCCGCACAGAAACCCCCATCATTGGTGGCAACGGATACCAAACAGCAGCACCGAGTAAGAAATGTACCTCTCACTGCGTGCTTAGCCAGCCTCTTCACCTGGCCGGGTGCACAGTGTTCGGAAAAGATAAGATACGGCTCCACCACATGTGTTTCAACCCGGGATCAATGAGATAATCGACACAAAAGCTTTCCCACTTCCGAGATATGTATGCAGCTCGCTACTATGGGTGTACTATTGTTGCCACCAGTATACAGACTCTTCAAGACGTGGTCTGCCAGAACTGACGGTCGAATACCTCATCTCTGCCTCAACACCACGGACGCTGTACTACTGGTCGCTTCACAACGCCGAACATGGCTCCAGTACTGATGTTCGTCGGCTCAAGCATTATCGACGGAGCAAAAACAAGCGACGAGAAATACAACCGAGTTTACAACGAGGAGCATCTTCCTGCCATCCTAGCGTTCGACAATGCAAACTTCACGAAGCTTGCTCTCAGATATAAGAACGCCTACCCAGATGCCAAGCTGCCCTACCTAGCTTTATATCCTGTTGATGATGCGGAGATGCTGGACCCAGAGCTGATGCAGAGATTGATAGCGGAGATAACAACCAGTCAGACCTTTGACGGGGACGATGTCAACGATCACACTCAATTTGGCCTCACAAGGTACGAGAAAATCCAGACGTATGAGGCGTATCAGCAGGAGAATCGCAGTGGTAAGGATAGGGCCGAGACGATTGTTTGTGTTGCGATGGAGCCGAAGGACGATGTTGAGTTCGATGAGTGGTACCGCAAGCAAGTGAGTGGCTACGAGACTTTGTTTTCTTCACCATGAGCCAATCTTCTCGCTAGCATCTTGACATGATGGGAATGTGCAAGGGGTACAGAAGATGTACTAGATATCAAAGGACTGACGGACAGTCGCCACGTTTCTTAGCGCTGCACGAATATGCTTGTAAACCGGAGGAGTTGCCAGGGGAGCAGATCAAGCAGGTCACGCAGACTGAATGGTCGAAGAAGACTGTCGGTGAGTCGAAAGTCTTTGAGAGGAATGTGTTCCACTTGATTCAAGCGCAAGGTAACACGGAACTGAATTTGTAGAACCGAGTATTGCAATACAAATGATTGTCTTCGCTACATCATTTCAAGCTCCGGGTCCCACCTACGAGGAACTTGTTAGCGACCGTCACACACCACCACCATATATCCCGCGTGGCTTCACTTACATAGTATCATCATCATTCTTCCTCGGCGGATCGCCCCATCCAGCCCTCAGCGCACCCTCCAGATACATAGCCCCAGCCACAACACCATCCACAATCTTCACCCTCCCTCCCAGATCCTCGCCAAGAGCCTCAACGCAAGCCTCCCTCACAGTACTATCCAACCCAGACATAGCAGCACACCCAAGACAAATCGCCTTCGCACCACTCTCCAACAACTTCTTCGTCGCAGCTTTCATCCTCCGATCAACCTCCTCCTTGGGCGTAGAATGCAACTCATCAGCATTGAGCCCCGTCGTCTTCGTTCCCGCATACCGCTCCGGCTTCTCAACACCGAAAAGGTTCGCCACAGCCTCGCCGAGGATCTCCTCCCACTGTGAGCCCGTAGACACGATCCCGAAGGAATCGTAGGTGTTGATGGATTGCAGACAGGTAGAGACTGACGCCTCAAAGATTCCGGTCACGGGTTTGTGGGAGCCTACCTTGGCAAGCTCGGAGCGGAGCTGGGGGACTAGAGGGTGTTGGGAGAAGCAGCAGACGAGGAAGGCGTCGTGGGATGAGAGCTGGGGTTTGAGGACGGGTAGACAATGTGCGGCTGAGGTGGCGGCGTCGTCTTCGTTGTTGATTGAAGGGACGCCGGATGGTGCGGTGAAGAATTCGAAGTGGGTCTGGCGCGCTGTTAGCTTTATGTGATATGGATCGAAACACTTTGCAGCTGAAGATATGTACTGACTCTGGTATACTTGAGGGACTTGATGAGGGGCTGGAGAGCTTCAGTCATGGCTGTTGTGGTGTTGGGGTTGATGACGAGGATCGAGCGTTCATAGCGAGAGCCCATGGCTGTCATGTTGGCCGATACGTAACTGGGCGAATGGTTGCGTGTTTGTTAGTGATATACGTCTAAGGTAGGTCGTCATATTTGAAGCTGGGTGTTATAGCTCCTGGGAGTGGAGAAGCTCTGTGCTGCCAGGATCTGATGACTTTTTTCGAACCTTCGGAGCACGCCGCAGCATTCGATGTATCACAGCAGTATGTCCAGTGATCATACTTGCCGTGGCCGCGGAATAGTACATGCGAGCGACAGCACGTCTGTCATCTCACTGTACGCATGGCCTAAGCAGACGGTTTGGACACCCTCAAGCCGCATCTCATCACGGTGGCTGCCAAGCAGGGTCAAGCCATCCTATGCGTCTTCTCTGTTGCGTGAGGCTTGCTGGTCGATAGCCTTGAGATAGCTCATCAGCTCTGCGAACATTTCTGTGCAGTACTGTAGAGGCATCGAATCGGTGCACACAGCAACCGGTCCCTGAGCACTGCCACTCGTCTTCAGGCTAGACTAGTGTGGCGGCGCTAGGTTCGCGTAACGTCTCCTCGGCTTGCACTTTCCCAGTCACCCCCTGTAGTCGTGATCGCATGTTTCGTGTTCACAACGGTGAAGCTACAGCTCCTGTCGATACTACGGTCGTGATCATGGCAAGGAGAAAGATGGGACGACACCATGCTTCATCTAACTCGGCGGACTCTCCACACCGAACGGACGGGCAGAACGAGGGTCCCCAATCAGAGTGTTCGGTAGCGGCTTCCCTAGCGCGGGCGCACCTTTGATGGAGACTGTAGTGTGGTGTGGCACATGCAATCGTTTTGGAGGGCGCGTTCGACTTTCGCACAATTTCTAAGACAGGGCAACACCCCACTCCCGACACCTACGCCTACGCCTACGCCTACGCCTACGCCTACGCCATCCTCATCACAGGCGCCGACCGTATACACTCGCTTTGGGACATCAGATCGCACGGTGGCATTGCAAGAGCTTGGACACAACGTGGACGCCGCTGCTGCTTGGGCATCAGCGTCCAGGTCTGGCATAGAGACTACATACATTTCCGCCGCAACTTGGAACACGCCGAGTCCGATGACGAGCCCGGGCGCGAGCTGGCGTGCATGCGAGGACCGCTAAGTCCATGGCCGATGAATCGGCGCATCGCCGCAACCAGTCCGCCAGCAATGCCATCCCACTGCAGACCCTCACCAGCAATGGTGCCTCTGAGCGGACTGGAGGCCTGGACAGGAACGAGCCCCATCGCCGCACTCTCAGCGATCGTGGACGAGACTTCCTCAGAGTCGGCCGATCAAGCGCGGGTAACAGACGGCAGGCGCCGTACAGTCCCATCCACGACCAAGACGAAGGCTCTCCTACACCAGGCTCCCGAAACGCAGCGCGCCCTACGATCGCGTTCGTCACGACACCCTCCGGCCAGCACGAGCGCATACCGGACGAAGATGACGAGACACAGCCCTTGTCGCCCATCGCGGATAGAGGCGCGTTCCAGAGTGCCATCGGATTCGCAGGACTACAGCACGTCTCATCAGACCACCTGGACGACGATGATGACATAGACGACACACCGCCAACGCCCTCACGATCCTCTCGTGCGACCTTGGACAGCCTTCCTCCGATTCAGACTCGACGCAGCGCAGATGATATGGTCTCCGTGCAGCTAGACGATGGACCCGCCTTCTTCTCTCCAGGAGTTGCCGATGAGGACGACACTGTACCGCTGACAGACTCATCGAGGCTTCGGCCATCAATTGTGGAGGTGCAGAACACACCCACGGGTCAGCGTCACGACCGGCAAAGGAGCAGGGCAGGCTCAGCACTCAGTGGCCTGAGTGTACGCTTTGGGGCGTCTCCATCTGGGCAGAGCGGACGCTCAAGAGGCAATTCGAGACTAGGCGATGATTTGACAGATCTCAGCGCAACACCGTCAAGCAGGGGCACATACCTGTCTCCCTTAGGCGAGTCGCCCTTGCAGCGAACAGGCACAATGCTTCGGAAGATGTCCCAGCGTGTGGTGAATCTGAGTAACGAGACCGAGCCTGTGGAAAGAACTACGCCACGAAAATCGGTTGTACCGCCGCCGGAAGATCTCAACGAGGCTGCCTTGGACGGCACAGCGCCTCCTCGATCCCCCGCGAGCGAGAAACGGCCTTCAATCGTCGAAGATTCAAGCCCACCTCTTCAGCTTCCCCCGAGCGACCGGAACCCATTGAGGGGCAAGTCACTTGGATTGTTCTCTCAGGACAGCAGGGTTCGGCAGTCACTTCTGGAATTCCTCGTGCATCCGTTCGTGGAGCCGGTCATTCTCGTTCTCATTGTTATCCAAACCATCGTCCTGGCAATTGAGTCAGCGCCAAATGTTTACCTGGATCCGCGGCCCCAGAACTGGGATAACAATTGGAGCGATTGGCTGATTCTGAGCATATTCATCGTCTATACCATCGAGATAGGAATCAAAATCGTGGTTTCGGGCTTTCTATTCAATCCTACAGAGTACAGCACCATAGATCGAAGCATCGGGATCAGGGAGGCACTCAAGAAAAAAGCTGATGCCATGTTCGCGCTGCATCGTAAGGACTCGAAAAAGGGCCTGCACGAGCAGGTCATAGAGCCTCATGCACCAGCACCAGACTCTCTGCTCCGAACCTTTACGACTCATGATATCGACGAGATCCCTGGCGGTTCGAGACAGGCACAGAAAAAGCGCCTCGCATATCGCGCCTTCTTGCGACATTCCTTCAATCGTCTTGATTTCGTGGCCGTGGTGTCGTTCTGGATCAGCTTCGTGTTGGGTTCCGCGGGGATAGAGTATCAGCACCAGCTGTACGTCTTCCGGATGATGAGCTGTCTTCGCATATTGCGACTCCTGGGCATCACCAGCGGCACGTCCGTAATCCTCCGTAGTCTGAAGCGGGCGGCGCCGATGCTGATCAACATAGCATTCTTGATTGGATTCTTCTGGCTACTGTTCTCGATTGTGGGAGTGCAGAGCTTCAAATCTAGTCTGCGCAGACAATGCACCTATATTGGGCCGGCTGGGGTCGGGAACAACACTCAGGACCAACCACCGCCTGCAGGAAATTTCCAATTTTGCGGCGGCTATCTCTCAGACAATGGCACGGCCATGCCATGGCTGAAGTCAGATGGTACACCTGGCACTACTGAACACAAAGGCGTTCTATGCCCGCAAGGCTCGCTTTGCCTGGAAGGCACGAATCCATACAATGCTACGATCAGCTTCGACAATATCTTCCAGTCTGCCGAATTGGTCTTCGTGATCATGACCTCGAACACCTTTACAGACATCATGTACTTCCTGACTGATTCGGATTACCTCGCCGCGGCTCTTTTCTTCGCCTTCGGAATCATCTTCCTGACCTTTTGGCTGATTTCGCTGCTGATAGCCGTCATCACAGCTTCCTTCCAGGTCATCCGCGAAGAGAGCAGGAGCAGCGCTTTCATGGCCGAAGATGAACCTGCTGAAGGGGCTCTCAGTAATACTGAAAGTGCGGACGGGGCCGTCAAGCGCCAGCCACCCGTGTCAGCGATCAAACGTGCCTACCAAAAATGCTACTGGGTCTGGATCGTTATCATCGTCTTCGATCTGGTCGTTCAGAGTCTGCGGACAGATACCATGGGGAAATTCACAAAAGAGCTGCTCTTCTGGGTAGAGCTGATCGTAACTTTCGTCCTAGTCTTCGAGATTGTGTTTCGCTTCATCTCCGACTGGCGAGATTTCCGTCACCACAGACGAAACTGGTTCGATCTCTTCCTCGCGATCATGACCACGATCATCCAGCTGCCACCCATTCGGAACTCCGGCCAGCCATACGCATGGCTCACAGTATTTCAGATACTGCGCATCTACCGCGTGGTTCTGGCAGTCCAGATGACGCGAGACCTTATCATGCTCGTATTGCGACACGTTTCTGGTGTGGCTAACCTCATCCTATTTGTGTTCCTCTTGACATTCCTCGCGGCCATATTTGCAGCACAACTGTTTCGGGGCCAGCTTCCAATACTCGACGATCAGGGCAACTACATTCAGGTCAATTTCGCCACGATCTTCAACGCCTTTCTCGGCATGTACCAGGTCCTTTCTAGTGAAAATTGGACCACGGTCATGTACAACGTGGCGCGATTCGACAAGCAATACGGCACCGCTTGGATAGCTGCCACCTTCTTCATCATCTGGTTCATTCTAGCCAACTTCATTGTCCTGAACATGTTCATTGCTGTCATTCAAGAAAACTTTGACGTCTCGGAAGATCAGAAGCGCATGCAGCAGGTCAGGATGTTCCTCCAGCGGAAAGAACTTGGTAACAACAGTGGTGGTACCCTCTCGCTGTCGACGATTTTCAAGTTCGGCATGGTGAAACGGCAAGACCCGCTGGATTTTGGATCAGCAGCCACGGAGATGTTGCTGAAGGACGCTGTTGTACGAGACTTCCTGGACGAGCAGATGGACGATGATGGGCAGCTCAAACGTACCGGAACTAACAATCTCCTGTCTGCGTCCACTCTCAACTTGGTTAAGCAGCCGGCTGGCTGGGGCAAGTGGCTAAAGGAGAAGCTGTCGAAGCACCTGCTCGATCGCGAACCGAACCCATTTTATTCTCGATTGCAGTTGACCAAGCCGTACGAAGAGCTTGATCCTCGAGCTCTGGCCAAAGAAGTCGTTAGTGCCGCCGAGCAACGCAAGGTCTCTCAGCGAGAATTTCTTCGCCGTCATCCGAAGTACAATGTCTCGCTGTACATGTTCAGTCCCGACAACCCGCTTCGGAAGTTCTGCATGCGCATTGTTGGGCCTGGCCGCGGCGATCGCATCCAGGGTGTGCAACCAAATCCAACCATCTGGTATTCCTTCTCGGCTTTCATATACGCAGCTATTGTCGGCATGGTTCTGCTTGCCTGCGTCACTACACCTCTCTTCCAGTTGGAGTACTTCAAGAAATATCCCGATGCAAGCGACAAATATAATTGGTTCGTGTACACCGACATAGGTTTTGCGGCCCTCTTCACCGTGGAAGCCATCATCAAGGTTATCGCAGACGGTTTCTGGTTCACACCATGTGCCTACTTCCGCAGCTCC contains the following coding sequences:
- a CDS encoding Calcium-channel protein cch1 produces the protein MADESAHRRNQSASNAIPLQTLTSNGASERTGGLDRNEPHRRTLSDRGRDFLRVGRSSAGNRRQAPYSPIHDQDEGSPTPGSRNAARPTIAFVTTPSGQHERIPDEDDETQPLSPIADRGAFQSAIGFAGLQHVSSDHLDDDDDIDDTPPTPSRSSRATLDSLPPIQTRRSADDMVSVQLDDGPAFFSPGVADEDDTVPLTDSSRLRPSIVEVQNTPTGQRHDRQRSRAGSALSGLSVRFGASPSGQSGRSRGNSRLGDDLTDLSATPSSRGTYLSPLGESPLQRTGTMLRKMSQRVVNLSNETEPVERTTPRKSVVPPPEDLNEAALDGTAPPRSPASEKRPSIVEDSSPPLQLPPSDRNPLRGKSLGLFSQDSRVRQSLLEFLVHPFVEPVILVLIVIQTIVLAIESAPNVYLDPRPQNWDNNWSDWLILSIFIVYTIEIGIKIVVSGFLFNPTEYSTIDRSIGIREALKKKADAMFALHRKDSKKGLHEQVIEPHAPAPDSLLRTFTTHDIDEIPGGSRQAQKKRLAYRAFLRHSFNRLDFVAVVSFWISFVLGSAGIEYQHQLYVFRMMSCLRILRLLGITSGTSVILRSLKRAAPMLINIAFLIGFFWLLFSIVGVQSFKSSLRRQCTYIGPAGVGNNTQDQPPPAGNFQFCGGYLSDNGTAMPWLKSDGTPGTTEHKGVLCPQGSLCLEGTNPYNATISFDNIFQSAELVFVIMTSNTFTDIMYFLTDSDYLAAALFFAFGIIFLTFWLISLLIAVITASFQVIREESRSSAFMAEDEPAEGALSNTESADGAVKRQPPVSAIKRAYQKCYWVWIVIIVFDLVVQSLRTDTMGKFTKELLFWVELIVTFVLVFEIVFRFISDWRDFRHHRRNWFDLFLAIMTTIIQLPPIRNSGQPYAWLTVFQILRIYRVVLAVQMTRDLIMLVLRHVSGVANLILFVFLLTFLAAIFAAQLFRGQLPILDDQGNYIQVNFATIFNAFLGMYQVLSSENWTTVMYNVARFDKQYGTAWIAATFFIIWFILANFIVLNMFIAVIQENFDVSEDQKRMQQVRMFLQRKELGNNSGGTLSLSTIFKFGMVKRQDPLDFGSAATEMLLKDAVVRDFLDEQMDDDGQLKRTGTNNLLSASTLNLVKQPAGWGKWLKEKLSKHLLDREPNPFYSRLQLTKPYEELDPRALAKEVVSAAEQRKVSQREFLRRHPKYNVSLYMFSPDNPLRKFCMRIVGPGRGDRIQGVQPNPTIWYSFSAFIYAAIVGMVLLACVTTPLFQLEYFKKYPDASDKYNWFVYTDIGFAALFTVEAIIKVIADGFWFTPCAYFRSSWGFIDGVVLVTLWVNVITSLYDPSSGSRAVGAFKAFRALRLLNVSDSARDTFHSVIVLGGWKVLSAAFVSLSLLIPFAIYGLNLFAGKMAWCNDWQEYDVHNLTDCVGESVFSPIGYDMLAPRRVAPVNYAYDFDSFGDALFILFQVVSQEGWVDLMWSAQSITGVFTQPAWFASQGNAVFFVLFNLLGAVFVLTLFVSVFMRNYTEQTGVAFLTSDQRSWLELRKLLRQVAPSKRPNRQKRRLSWQEWCYRRAVTKNGRWQRSITGILIAHLILLCLEWYPEPEAWALTRMCIFFIFMLFYIANIVIRIAGLSWFRFRKSAWDMYSIVVVFGAMVTSIVVFGDLSNGVYAQTHKLFLVAVALLLIPRNNQLDQLFKTAAASFSAIANLLATWFVLFLVYAIAFTQTFGLTRFGPNESDNVNFRTVPKALILLFKMSVGESWNQHMMDFANIEPPYCTVSEHYYEGDCGSKQWAYALFVSWNIISMYIFVNLFISLIYESFSYVYQRSSGLSIISREEIRRFKQAWAEYDPNGTGFISKDVFPRFLGELSGIFEMRIYDGDFTISNLINDCRVGPRRASQLPLDGESSNPDIDLAKLNRRLAELPVGEIQRRRARMNTFYEEVLVSADPDRGIAFNALLMILAHYKVINDNKSLRLEEFLRRRARLQRVEEAVNRNIVVGFFDTLYWTRKFKRHLDAKKDARMTMIPSFGVPEILVQDEGGDDITQARKVDVPAVSVTPVDHNPNDTAEALGIGRAPPGDSSPNTAFRDRSSSIQLSPVASPTREGFNLSPRHRPTASSSSIQPDWHFAAAMEGVARPSPPGSPGLSDADASAARSRANSAVSQHDMLGMFQDSAWGQSMRRSFTTKRPDDQRRPSS
- a CDS encoding Solute carrier family 40 member 1 gives rise to the protein MASSHDEAAEHLLEADEPGPPSLNRFETDDETSGLTEREHSKARRLLYISHFLSTWNSRLFEFGAFLFLATIYPRTLLPASIYALARAASAAILSPYLGSYIDTGNRLRVVRLSIVGQRVAVTISCILFFLMANVNHLRDDQLLSALLLALLSALACVEKLAWVLNTIAVERDWVVTVAGENDERLRLLNSQMRRIDLFCKLVGPLAIAFVNNASPSYAILVTGAMTLLSVLVEYFAIARVYNMVPALKLPKTTSQRPHSQHNLWTTIKEAVSGAVTYARHPAFLPSFSLALLYLTVLSFAGQMITYLLALGLSSGLIGVLRGVSAVFELSATWFAPKIMARIGPVRAGIWFINWEILCVAIACAFFWIDLSPAYTAIGTVSAVIASRVGLWGFDLSAQIIVQEEVELENRGTFSSQEFALQNIFEMLAFASTIVFPRPADFKYPATVSAIAVGIAGILYATFVRARRGHLIHLSQCVDRKGPHRNPHHWWQRIPNSSTE